From Bifidobacterium longum subsp. longum JCM 1217, one genomic window encodes:
- a CDS encoding acyl-CoA dehydratase activase-related protein gives MVDIATDASVKPASHPKPLRVGLDIGSTTVKAVVLDQSDSLGDTLFSDYRRHHANVRATVAGLLVDIHKKLVDLGRGDEPIRLSITGSGGLALADNLHVPFIQEVIAETEAIDKEYPQADVIIELGGEDAKITYLKPTPEQRMNGSCAGGTGAFIDQMSTLLDTDAAGLNEMAKSYENLYPIASRCGVFAKTDLQPLINDGAAKPDLAASIFTAVATQTIAGLASGRPIHGTVIFLGGPLFFMSELRAAFQRALEGKVDEFIVPTDAHLYVAYGSALQADTDSDDQGHHFEAYTCDEILKRLDELKNLPSNTPTMPPLFPTEADREDFNKRHHKEHIHIGTLEGAHGPHFLGIDAGSTTIKATLVNDDREIVWSSYANNEGSPLTAAINIVKKIQSELPEGAWIARSCATGYGEGLITTGLHLDEGVVETMAHYRGAEMVSPGVTAVIDIGGQDMKYLAITDGVIDSIAVNEACSSGCGSFLQTFAMSMGLTIQEFTQKALASTHPVDLGSRCTVFMNSSVKQAQKEGASIEDIAAGLCYSVVRNALYKVIKLRDSGELGDTVVVQGGTFLNDAVLRAFELLTEREVTRPNIAGLMGAFGAALTARMHYEDIADDDNAHVGADGRSVDAAAAEESAAGDEPNAAAHAGEIVVDGVRHTVSSILTGEALNEMSMTTERDVCKLCQNHCKLTITTFSDGSRFVTGNRCERGGDAKKKRSDRPNLYDYKYKRCFAYRRLTDKNATRGEIGIPRALNMYENYPFWFTLLTSLGFKVMISGRSSHELFETGIESIASENICYPAKLVHGHIKWLLNKGMKTIFYPCVSYEDNLVPNTDNHYNCPVVANYPLVVGANMPELRDPDVRYMHPYFNLANHELMVDRIVEEFAWASVSREEAETAVKAAYAEDKVFKHDVQQEGLKALAYMKEHDCRGIVLAGRPYHIDPEINHGIPETICALGMVVLSEDSICELQPGEKLDLTDFLSEGEEDPRKKNANGFRHVDDRKVTVNRMPLRVTNQWAYHSRLYAAAHFVASYPGLELVQLNSFGCGLDAITTDQVAEILADKADVYTLLKIDEVSNLGAAKIRLRSLKAAVEEREANKARMAKAALATSDESGSAESDAPRNAAHAAAQAAARKAQEQAESDLATAQAALAEAQAAVAAAEAKVKAADRPVDAADAGSDAAAPANAPKSTGFRKTGSKAPTPGRQVLLDATMAANPKLTKAMRDASKRAAKRDIADVRLAALGDGTTNDAANAKSKSAKSKSGHNNATMSRYAHREKFVKDMKKDYTIVAPQMSPIHFSLVESVIRSGGYKFDILKHASREDVETGLKYVNNDACYPAIMVIGQLIDAILEGKYDPDKVCLAITQTGGMCRATNYFGLIRKALIDAGYPQIPVIAISTQGLEDNPGFKVTPALLHRTVKALILGDLLMKCLYRVRPYEVEKGAANRLYEQWDVIVREALEHHGFSKTAAKTPWLKRRYLPYPVLAREIVKSFDALPLKDVPRKVRVGVVGEILVKYQPDANNHVVDVIESQDCEAVVPGIMEFMTTRPYITDWNEKYLGTGGNKTLYALMRWSLDRYNAPIKAAIATSHGKFKQDDPMPELVEKAAEVTSIGVQAGEGWLLTAEILELIEQGCPNVICAQPFACLPNHVTGRGMFGKIRRLHPEANIVSIDYDPGASEANQLNRIKLMIAAAKKAHKAKFADGDEPQGFTAAD, from the coding sequence ATGGTTGACATCGCCACTGACGCGAGCGTAAAGCCCGCTTCACACCCGAAGCCCCTGCGTGTGGGATTGGACATCGGTTCCACCACCGTCAAGGCCGTGGTGCTTGATCAGTCCGATTCCCTGGGAGACACCCTCTTCTCCGATTACCGACGCCACCACGCCAACGTGCGTGCCACCGTGGCCGGCCTGTTGGTCGACATCCACAAGAAGCTTGTGGACCTCGGACGCGGCGACGAACCGATTCGCCTGTCTATCACCGGTTCCGGCGGTCTGGCGCTTGCTGACAATCTGCATGTGCCTTTCATTCAGGAGGTCATCGCCGAAACCGAGGCAATCGACAAGGAATACCCGCAGGCCGATGTCATCATCGAGCTCGGCGGCGAGGACGCCAAAATCACCTACCTGAAACCCACGCCCGAACAACGCATGAACGGTTCGTGCGCAGGTGGTACCGGCGCGTTCATTGACCAGATGTCCACGCTGCTCGACACCGACGCCGCCGGCCTCAACGAGATGGCCAAGAGCTACGAGAACCTGTATCCAATCGCCTCGCGTTGTGGTGTGTTCGCCAAAACCGATTTGCAGCCGCTCATCAATGATGGTGCCGCCAAGCCCGATTTGGCCGCCTCCATCTTCACCGCAGTGGCCACGCAGACCATCGCCGGCCTGGCTTCCGGACGCCCGATTCACGGCACCGTCATCTTCCTCGGCGGCCCGTTGTTCTTCATGTCCGAGCTGCGCGCCGCATTCCAGCGCGCGCTTGAGGGCAAGGTCGACGAGTTCATCGTGCCGACCGACGCCCACCTGTATGTGGCCTACGGTTCGGCATTGCAGGCCGACACGGATTCCGACGATCAGGGCCACCATTTCGAGGCCTACACCTGCGACGAAATCCTGAAGCGTTTGGACGAGCTGAAGAACCTGCCCTCCAACACGCCCACCATGCCGCCGCTGTTCCCCACCGAGGCCGACCGCGAGGACTTCAACAAGCGCCACCACAAGGAACACATCCACATCGGCACCCTCGAAGGCGCGCATGGCCCGCACTTCCTGGGCATCGACGCCGGTTCCACCACCATCAAGGCCACGCTCGTCAACGACGACCGTGAAATCGTCTGGTCCAGCTACGCCAACAACGAAGGCAGCCCGCTGACCGCCGCCATCAACATCGTCAAGAAGATTCAGTCTGAGCTGCCCGAAGGCGCGTGGATCGCACGCTCCTGCGCCACCGGATACGGCGAAGGCCTCATCACCACCGGCCTGCACTTGGACGAGGGCGTGGTGGAGACCATGGCCCACTATCGTGGCGCCGAAATGGTCAGCCCCGGCGTCACCGCCGTCATCGACATCGGCGGCCAGGATATGAAGTACTTGGCCATCACCGATGGCGTTATCGATTCAATCGCCGTCAACGAGGCCTGCTCGTCCGGCTGTGGTTCGTTCCTGCAGACCTTCGCCATGTCCATGGGCCTGACGATTCAGGAATTCACGCAAAAGGCTCTGGCTTCCACCCATCCGGTGGACCTCGGTTCGCGTTGCACCGTGTTCATGAACTCCTCGGTCAAGCAGGCGCAGAAGGAAGGCGCCTCCATCGAGGACATCGCTGCCGGCCTGTGCTACTCCGTGGTGCGCAACGCCCTGTACAAGGTCATCAAGCTGCGCGATTCCGGCGAACTCGGCGACACTGTGGTGGTCCAGGGCGGTACGTTCCTCAACGACGCCGTGCTGCGCGCGTTCGAACTGCTCACCGAACGCGAAGTCACCCGACCGAACATCGCCGGCCTCATGGGCGCGTTCGGCGCGGCCCTCACCGCCCGCATGCACTACGAGGACATCGCGGACGACGACAACGCGCACGTCGGCGCGGACGGGCGTTCCGTCGACGCGGCGGCGGCTGAGGAGTCCGCCGCCGGCGACGAGCCGAACGCCGCCGCGCACGCCGGCGAAATCGTCGTCGACGGCGTGCGCCACACCGTCTCGTCAATCCTCACCGGCGAAGCCCTCAACGAAATGTCGATGACCACCGAACGCGACGTGTGCAAGCTGTGCCAGAACCACTGCAAGCTCACCATCACCACGTTCTCCGACGGCTCGCGCTTCGTGACCGGCAACCGCTGCGAACGCGGCGGCGACGCCAAGAAGAAACGCTCCGACCGTCCGAACCTGTACGACTACAAGTACAAGCGTTGCTTCGCCTACCGCCGCCTCACCGACAAGAACGCCACCCGAGGCGAAATCGGCATCCCGCGCGCCCTCAACATGTACGAGAACTACCCGTTCTGGTTCACGCTGCTCACCTCGCTGGGCTTCAAGGTGATGATCTCCGGCCGTTCCAGCCACGAACTGTTCGAAACCGGCATCGAATCGATCGCCTCCGAGAACATCTGCTACCCGGCCAAGCTCGTGCACGGCCACATCAAATGGCTTCTCAACAAGGGCATGAAGACGATCTTCTACCCGTGCGTCAGTTACGAGGACAACCTCGTGCCCAACACGGACAACCACTACAACTGCCCGGTCGTCGCCAACTATCCGCTCGTCGTCGGCGCGAACATGCCCGAACTGCGTGACCCCGACGTGCGCTACATGCACCCGTACTTCAACCTCGCCAACCACGAGCTCATGGTCGACCGTATCGTCGAGGAGTTCGCATGGGCGAGCGTCAGCCGCGAAGAGGCCGAAACTGCTGTCAAGGCCGCCTACGCCGAAGACAAGGTCTTCAAACACGACGTCCAGCAGGAAGGCCTCAAAGCCCTCGCCTACATGAAGGAGCACGACTGCCGCGGCATCGTGCTTGCCGGACGCCCCTACCACATCGACCCGGAAATCAACCACGGCATCCCCGAAACCATCTGCGCGCTCGGCATGGTCGTCCTCTCCGAGGATTCGATCTGCGAACTGCAGCCGGGGGAGAAGCTCGACCTGACCGACTTCCTGTCCGAAGGCGAAGAGGACCCGCGCAAGAAGAACGCGAACGGATTCCGCCACGTCGACGACCGCAAGGTCACCGTCAACCGCATGCCGTTGCGCGTCACCAACCAGTGGGCCTACCATTCGCGCCTCTACGCGGCCGCGCACTTCGTCGCCTCCTATCCGGGCCTCGAACTCGTGCAGCTCAACTCGTTCGGCTGCGGCCTCGACGCCATCACCACCGACCAGGTGGCCGAGATCCTCGCCGACAAGGCCGACGTGTACACGCTGCTCAAGATCGACGAGGTCTCCAACCTCGGCGCGGCGAAGATCCGCCTGCGCTCGCTCAAGGCCGCCGTCGAGGAACGCGAGGCGAACAAGGCGCGCATGGCCAAGGCCGCGCTCGCCACGTCCGACGAGTCCGGTTCCGCCGAGTCCGACGCCCCGCGCAACGCGGCTCACGCCGCCGCGCAGGCCGCCGCCCGCAAGGCGCAGGAGCAGGCCGAATCCGATCTCGCCACCGCGCAGGCCGCGCTCGCCGAAGCGCAGGCCGCCGTCGCCGCCGCCGAAGCGAAGGTTAAGGCCGCCGACAGGCCCGTGGACGCGGCCGATGCCGGCAGCGACGCCGCCGCCCCCGCGAACGCGCCGAAGTCCACCGGATTCCGCAAGACCGGCTCCAAGGCGCCCACGCCGGGCCGTCAGGTCCTGCTCGACGCGACGATGGCCGCGAACCCGAAGCTCACCAAGGCGATGCGCGACGCGTCCAAGCGCGCCGCGAAGCGCGACATCGCCGATGTGCGTCTCGCCGCGCTCGGCGACGGCACCACGAACGATGCCGCGAACGCCAAGTCGAAGTCCGCGAAGTCGAAGTCCGGCCACAACAACGCGACCATGTCCCGTTACGCGCACCGTGAGAAGTTCGTCAAGGACATGAAGAAGGACTACACGATCGTCGCCCCGCAGATGAGCCCGATCCACTTCTCCCTCGTCGAATCGGTGATCCGCTCCGGCGGCTACAAGTTCGACATCCTCAAGCACGCCTCGCGCGAAGACGTGGAGACTGGCCTCAAATACGTGAACAACGACGCCTGCTATCCGGCCATCATGGTCATCGGACAGCTCATCGACGCGATTCTCGAAGGCAAATACGATCCAGACAAGGTGTGTCTCGCGATTACGCAGACCGGCGGCATGTGCCGAGCCACCAACTACTTCGGCCTGATCCGCAAGGCCCTGATCGACGCGGGTTACCCGCAGATCCCGGTCATCGCGATCTCCACGCAGGGCCTGGAGGACAATCCGGGCTTCAAGGTGACGCCCGCGCTGCTGCACCGCACCGTCAAGGCGCTGATCCTCGGCGACCTGCTCATGAAGTGCCTGTACCGCGTGCGCCCGTACGAGGTGGAGAAGGGCGCGGCGAACCGCCTGTACGAGCAGTGGGACGTGATCGTGCGCGAGGCGCTCGAACACCACGGCTTCTCGAAGACGGCCGCGAAGACCCCGTGGCTCAAGCGCCGCTACCTGCCGTACCCCGTGCTCGCCCGAGAGATCGTGAAGAGCTTCGACGCTCTGCCGTTGAAGGACGTGCCGCGCAAGGTGCGCGTCGGCGTGGTCGGCGAGATCCTCGTCAAATACCAGCCGGATGCGAACAACCATGTCGTCGACGTCATCGAATCGCAGGATTGCGAGGCCGTGGTGCCCGGCATCATGGAGTTCATGACCACGCGCCCGTACATCACCGACTGGAACGAGAAGTATCTCGGCACCGGCGGCAACAAGACGTTGTACGCGCTCATGCGTTGGAGCCTCGACCGCTACAACGCGCCGATCAAGGCGGCCATCGCCACCTCTCACGGCAAGTTCAAGCAAGACGATCCGATGCCCGAACTCGTCGAGAAGGCTGCCGAGGTCACGTCGATCGGCGTGCAGGCCGGCGAAGGCTGGCTGCTCACCGCCGAGATCCTCGAGCTTATCGAACAGGGATGCCCGAACGTGATCTGCGCGCAGCCGTTCGCCTGCCTGCCGAACCATGTGACCGGCCGCGGCATGTTCGGCAAGATCCGCCGCCTGCACCCGGAGGCCAACATCGTGTCCATCGACTACGATCCGGGCGCCTCCGAGGCGAACCAGCTCAACCGCATCAAGCTGATGATCGCGGCCGCGAAGAAGGCGCACAAGGCGAAGTTCGCCGACGGCGACGAGCCGCAGGGCTTCACTGCCGCCGACTGA
- the nrdG gene encoding anaerobic ribonucleoside-triphosphate reductase activating protein, whose protein sequence is MPELHTTKPEPKRHDFAAGETGRGPSVPSNGLANDPKAGQWDGRRMSKRMIADYKTFIVTDGEGVRNSLYVSGCPFHCVDCFNASIWDFQAGHEYTQKLEDKIIEDLKAPWVQGITFLGGEPFLNTPVLVPLAQRIRQEFGHTKDIWSWTGYTWEELMRPGETPDKLELLHLIDILVDGRYLRDQKDSLLQFRGSRNQRILDVPKSLEAGEPVIWAKLHDQERDIPEIYLKDREAGEGQQAS, encoded by the coding sequence ATGCCGGAGCTGCATACGACCAAGCCCGAACCCAAGCGCCATGACTTTGCGGCCGGCGAGACCGGGCGTGGCCCCTCCGTACCCTCCAACGGTCTTGCCAACGATCCGAAAGCCGGTCAATGGGATGGCCGGCGCATGTCCAAGCGGATGATCGCCGACTACAAAACCTTCATTGTCACCGACGGAGAAGGCGTGCGCAACTCCCTTTACGTCTCCGGTTGCCCCTTCCACTGCGTCGACTGCTTCAACGCCTCCATCTGGGATTTCCAAGCCGGCCACGAATACACGCAAAAACTTGAAGACAAAATCATCGAAGATCTGAAAGCCCCATGGGTGCAAGGCATTACGTTCCTTGGCGGCGAGCCATTCCTCAACACTCCCGTGCTGGTGCCGCTCGCACAACGTATCCGCCAGGAATTCGGTCATACCAAAGATATCTGGTCGTGGACCGGCTACACATGGGAAGAACTCATGCGCCCCGGAGAAACCCCAGACAAGCTTGAATTGCTACATCTCATCGACATTCTCGTCGACGGCCGCTACCTCAGAGACCAGAAGGACTCGCTGCTGCAATTCCGCGGCTCCAGAAACCAGCGCATCCTCGATGTGCCCAAGTCTCTGGAAGCCGGCGAACCGGTCATCTGGGCCAAGCTCCACGATCAAGAACGAGATATCCCCGAAATCTATTTGAAAGACCGCGAAGCCGGCGAAGGCCAACAGGCCTCGTAG
- the nrdD gene encoding anaerobic ribonucleoside-triphosphate reductase, with protein MGAQVLEETVTDNETKVAAKASTVLVEKRDGRVVDFDPINIISAVKSAFGDLNKEVGPEEDAMIRGFANQVEGEIKGRYTGPAKIEDIQNLVEHALIDAHLYDVARAYTNYRLDKDIQRAKATDVNEAVARFINHDPTLIHENANKDSNVYSTQRDLLAGAVSKAAAFNMLPPAVSNAHMKGDIHFHDADYSPFTAQSNCSLPNFWDMLANGFTLGNAPMASPKSIAIAATQITQIMKDVASSQYGGQTANRADEHLAQYAKKDYEKFLEEARETIPDGMPVEFARRQVESAKKNEPAKLHFGSREPLPMDTPFHTDVDELEQEREILAKIRTRKAIYDAMQTMEYQINSNRVSNGQTPFVTVGFGLGTDWFSREVQRAILLNRIRGLGKEHHTAIFPKLVFTVKHGVNADPGDPNYDLKQLALESATKRMYPDVVFYENIVKITGSFKAPMGCRSFLQGWINPETGKDEEDGRMNLGVVTVNVPRIAIESHGDKARFWKLFDERMEVAHQALQFRIMRCKEATPVNAPTLFRFGAFGRLGANDNVDQLFKNERATVSLGYIGLAETTAVFYGKNWIRDHGWDPEGKEFALSIVKRMNELCKQWSKAEGYHYSVYSTPAESLTDRFNRMDREKFGRIEGVTDHDFYTNSFHYPVWLQPTPMEKLSYEKDFPYYASGGFINYCEYPCLQDNPKALEAVWDYAYNIGIGYLGTNTPIDHCFVCGFQGDFEPTEEGFKCPECGNSNPDKCNVTKRTCGYLGSPVQRPMVHGRHEEIAHRVKHMSGETGRVTLDDGTTREWFEETK; from the coding sequence ATGGGCGCACAGGTGCTGGAGGAAACCGTCACCGATAACGAGACCAAGGTGGCCGCCAAGGCCTCCACCGTGCTCGTTGAGAAGCGTGATGGTCGTGTGGTCGACTTCGACCCCATCAACATCATCTCTGCGGTCAAGTCTGCTTTCGGCGACCTGAACAAGGAAGTCGGCCCCGAAGAAGATGCCATGATCCGTGGTTTCGCCAACCAAGTCGAAGGCGAAATCAAGGGGCGTTACACCGGCCCCGCCAAAATCGAGGACATCCAGAATCTCGTGGAGCACGCCCTCATTGACGCCCACCTGTACGATGTGGCTCGCGCCTACACCAATTACCGTCTCGACAAAGACATTCAGCGTGCCAAGGCCACTGATGTCAACGAGGCCGTTGCTCGCTTCATTAATCATGACCCGACCCTGATTCACGAGAACGCGAACAAGGATTCCAACGTCTACTCCACCCAGCGTGATCTGCTGGCCGGTGCCGTGTCCAAGGCCGCCGCGTTCAACATGCTGCCGCCGGCGGTGTCCAACGCCCACATGAAGGGCGACATTCACTTCCACGATGCCGACTATTCGCCGTTCACTGCCCAGTCCAACTGCTCCTTGCCGAACTTCTGGGACATGTTGGCCAATGGCTTCACTCTTGGCAACGCTCCGATGGCTTCCCCGAAGTCCATCGCCATTGCGGCCACCCAGATTACCCAGATCATGAAGGACGTGGCCTCCAGCCAGTATGGTGGCCAGACCGCCAACCGTGCCGACGAGCATCTTGCCCAGTATGCCAAGAAGGATTACGAGAAGTTCCTTGAGGAAGCTCGTGAGACCATCCCCGACGGCATGCCGGTTGAATTCGCCCGTCGTCAGGTCGAGAGCGCCAAGAAGAACGAGCCCGCCAAGCTGCATTTCGGTTCCCGTGAACCGCTGCCGATGGACACCCCGTTCCACACCGACGTTGACGAACTTGAGCAAGAGCGTGAAATCCTCGCCAAGATTCGTACCCGCAAGGCCATCTATGATGCCATGCAGACCATGGAATACCAGATCAACTCCAACCGTGTGTCCAACGGCCAGACCCCGTTCGTGACTGTCGGCTTTGGTCTCGGCACCGACTGGTTCTCTCGTGAAGTGCAGCGCGCAATCCTGCTGAACCGTATTCGCGGCCTCGGCAAGGAACACCACACCGCCATCTTCCCGAAGCTCGTCTTTACTGTGAAGCACGGCGTGAACGCCGACCCGGGTGACCCGAACTACGATCTGAAGCAGCTTGCCCTCGAGTCCGCCACCAAGCGCATGTACCCGGATGTGGTGTTCTACGAGAACATCGTCAAGATCACAGGCTCCTTCAAGGCTCCGATGGGTTGCCGCTCCTTCCTGCAGGGTTGGATCAACCCGGAGACCGGCAAGGATGAAGAAGACGGCCGTATGAACCTCGGCGTGGTCACCGTCAACGTGCCGCGTATCGCCATCGAATCCCACGGTGACAAGGCTCGCTTCTGGAAGCTGTTCGACGAGCGTATGGAAGTCGCCCATCAGGCCCTCCAGTTCCGCATCATGCGCTGCAAGGAAGCCACCCCGGTCAACGCCCCGACCCTGTTCCGCTTTGGTGCGTTTGGTCGTCTTGGTGCCAACGACAACGTGGACCAGCTGTTCAAGAACGAGCGTGCCACCGTGTCGCTCGGCTACATCGGCCTTGCCGAGACCACTGCGGTCTTCTATGGCAAGAACTGGATTCGCGACCACGGCTGGGATCCGGAAGGCAAGGAGTTCGCGCTGTCCATCGTCAAGCGCATGAACGAGCTGTGCAAGCAGTGGAGCAAAGCGGAGGGTTACCACTATTCCGTGTACTCCACTCCGGCTGAATCCCTGACCGACCGCTTCAACCGCATGGACCGTGAAAAGTTCGGCCGTATCGAAGGCGTGACTGATCACGACTTCTACACCAACTCCTTCCACTACCCGGTGTGGTTGCAGCCCACTCCGATGGAGAAGCTCAGCTACGAGAAGGACTTCCCGTACTACGCTTCCGGCGGCTTCATCAACTACTGCGAGTACCCGTGCCTGCAGGACAACCCGAAGGCGCTCGAAGCCGTGTGGGATTACGCCTACAACATCGGCATCGGCTACCTGGGTACCAACACCCCGATCGACCACTGCTTCGTGTGCGGCTTCCAGGGCGACTTCGAGCCGACCGAGGAAGGCTTCAAGTGCCCGGAGTGCGGTAACTCCAACCCGGACAAGTGCAACGTCACCAAGCGCACCTGCGGCTATCTCGGCAGCCCGGTCCAGCGCCCGATGGTGCACGGCCGTCACGAGGAAATTGCCCACCGAGTCAAGCACATGAGCGGCGAAACCGGTCGTGTGACGCTGGATGACGGAACCACTCGCGAGTGGTTCGAAGAGACCAAGTAG
- the xseA gene encoding exodeoxyribonuclease VII large subunit, with product MTTAMGYSSTGRPPTAASLASSGFEPGQGTFAPDRGAINLPNEPRPIDQLPARAAETTAQNPWPVSVLSQKFYGAVERWPSAWVTGQITQINTRRAGSAYITLRDDFEDIAMEVNGFGRFAAAASQFVQGDRVVIHGKPNLWMKRTSLSLRGDTILKVGAGGSLKAMIDELRKQLKGEGLFDADHKLPLPEFPKTIGLICAPQARAEGDVITNVNLRWPSVTFKVVHVHVQGEQCPAEVVQAIAQLDADPSVDVIIVARGGGSFEDLIGFSDERVVRAAYACTTPLISSIGHEDDWTLLDLVADLRASTPTDAAKRVVPDVREQSQLIEGAIDRMRLRVRSRVENEIRLIEGYANRPSLTQPHTMLEPHQRLIDDSLQRLDIGLRRIVDDAQLTVERAHASLTALSPQSTLNRGYAVVQSADGHVLDDASQVSPGDGITVTLKKGVITATTTSATA from the coding sequence ATGACTACTGCAATGGGCTACTCATCTACCGGCCGTCCACCGACCGCCGCTTCACTGGCCTCGTCTGGCTTTGAGCCGGGTCAAGGCACTTTCGCGCCCGATCGGGGCGCCATCAATCTGCCGAATGAGCCTCGCCCTATCGATCAGCTGCCTGCACGCGCCGCTGAAACCACCGCGCAAAATCCGTGGCCGGTAAGCGTGCTGAGCCAGAAGTTCTACGGTGCCGTGGAACGATGGCCGTCCGCGTGGGTCACCGGCCAGATCACGCAGATCAATACCCGTCGCGCCGGCTCGGCCTACATCACGCTGCGCGACGACTTCGAGGATATCGCCATGGAAGTCAATGGCTTCGGCAGGTTCGCGGCCGCAGCCAGCCAGTTCGTTCAGGGCGACCGCGTGGTGATTCACGGCAAACCGAACCTGTGGATGAAGCGCACTTCGCTGTCGTTGCGCGGGGACACGATTCTCAAGGTCGGAGCCGGTGGCAGCCTCAAGGCCATGATCGACGAATTGCGCAAGCAGCTTAAGGGCGAGGGCCTGTTCGATGCCGATCACAAACTGCCTCTCCCGGAGTTTCCGAAGACTATTGGCCTGATTTGCGCACCTCAGGCACGTGCGGAAGGCGATGTGATCACCAATGTGAACCTTCGTTGGCCTTCCGTAACCTTCAAGGTGGTCCATGTGCATGTTCAGGGCGAGCAATGCCCGGCCGAGGTGGTTCAGGCCATTGCACAACTCGATGCCGACCCGAGCGTGGATGTGATCATCGTGGCCCGTGGCGGCGGCTCGTTTGAGGATCTCATCGGTTTCTCGGATGAGCGTGTGGTTCGTGCGGCGTATGCCTGCACTACACCATTAATCTCCTCCATCGGGCATGAGGATGACTGGACATTGCTGGATCTGGTCGCCGATCTGCGCGCCTCCACCCCTACCGATGCGGCCAAGCGCGTGGTGCCGGATGTGCGTGAGCAGTCGCAGCTCATCGAAGGTGCCATCGACCGTATGCGACTGCGGGTCCGTTCGCGCGTGGAGAACGAGATTCGACTTATCGAGGGATATGCGAACCGCCCGAGCCTGACACAGCCGCACACCATGCTTGAGCCTCATCAGCGCTTAATTGACGACTCGTTGCAACGGCTCGATATCGGGCTGCGACGCATCGTGGACGATGCCCAGCTCACCGTCGAGCGAGCTCACGCCTCACTGACCGCACTCAGCCCGCAATCCACGTTGAACCGAGGCTATGCGGTGGTGCAGTCCGCCGATGGCCACGTACTAGACGATGCTTCGCAGGTAAGCCCTGGGGATGGCATCACCGTCACCTTGAAGAAGGGTGTCATTACCGCAACCACCACATCCGCAACCGCGTGA
- a CDS encoding exodeoxyribonuclease VII small subunit has protein sequence MTENATSTDMNTPATSLTDKERELIAQMPYEEARDKLIQAVQALETGGLNLDQSMRQWEIGEALAKRAQGLLNDVRAKLDQAQAEQAANEATAGTQSNLD, from the coding sequence ATGACCGAAAACGCCACATCCACCGACATGAACACCCCCGCCACGTCCCTGACGGACAAGGAACGCGAGCTCATCGCCCAGATGCCATATGAGGAGGCGCGCGACAAGCTGATTCAGGCTGTCCAGGCACTGGAAACCGGCGGCCTCAATCTTGACCAGTCGATGCGTCAATGGGAGATCGGCGAGGCCTTGGCTAAGCGCGCCCAGGGTCTGCTCAACGACGTCCGTGCCAAGCTCGACCAAGCACAAGCCGAGCAAGCCGCCAACGAAGCCACCGCAGGCACGCAGTCCAACCTCGACTGA
- a CDS encoding NAD(P)H-dependent oxidoreductase, with amino-acid sequence MSTLILVFHPHLKDGSRVNARLLAELTAQGEDDIIVRDEYAEYPNFSVNADTEHELLEAADRVILQFPFYWYSSPALLKEWEDEVITAGWAYGGGHALKGKELKLVVTTGSDAAKYRKDGEYSHTMEELLSPFEVVAYKIGMNYAEPFLVQGTATIGDAELDQAAADYVSAILD; translated from the coding sequence ATGTCAACGTTGATTCTTGTATTCCATCCGCATCTTAAGGACGGCTCGCGCGTGAACGCCCGCCTGCTCGCCGAACTCACCGCACAGGGCGAGGACGACATCATCGTGCGCGACGAATACGCCGAATACCCGAACTTCTCCGTCAACGCCGACACAGAGCACGAGCTGCTGGAGGCCGCCGACCGCGTAATCCTCCAGTTCCCGTTCTACTGGTACTCCTCCCCCGCGCTGCTCAAGGAATGGGAAGACGAGGTCATCACCGCAGGCTGGGCCTACGGTGGAGGCCACGCACTCAAGGGCAAGGAGCTCAAGCTGGTGGTCACCACTGGTTCCGACGCCGCCAAGTACCGCAAGGATGGCGAGTACAGCCACACCATGGAGGAGCTGCTGAGCCCGTTTGAGGTCGTGGCGTACAAGATCGGCATGAACTATGCTGAGCCGTTCCTGGTGCAGGGCACCGCCACCATCGGCGATGCGGAGCTGGATCAGGCCGCCGCCGATTATGTTTCGGCGATTTTGGACTGA